The following are encoded in a window of Dysidea avara chromosome 4, odDysAvar1.4, whole genome shotgun sequence genomic DNA:
- the LOC136254743 gene encoding uncharacterized protein, producing the protein MDENIGVTETSDSSAVASAAGVTLKFPLAATQQVKKQNRSACYREMSPEPLMLLAAMPNHLSMSGNPDFVRMDSKVTPITDGIIPIGNPTSGLLIKRSLLHKYHSVTVQPFKIDELNPNERQSYLGVHRPTDTSRMLELLCGLHGLVVDQLAANHFLVSALVMIKCDRDNPLKVKVIIPHARALKTATDKQASNEIQVFTVSTAGEIPVPLPQQEYRTDLYNCVITTVINKVQIFAVTVLGKFLTLNKKSLSHTKPPAIRCIYRVILSEPVDSSGCITANVFCAIDLPTTRKILTEERKSPPDADGFFILSHDHIEMSYRITKGHGWLIPEKEHKVSALQILPSSQSENYEYPPSWKFKVFPDKSLKIKKVSSQVECHLNITAGRVKLVQERFNHTHPNQYHQLSASSSIDDPSSLHSAMTDSLTQGTTNSDIKGARHGDGDVHTNAHNDSSTEDGQTITVQLTKSGESRGNSQGTVV; encoded by the exons ATGGATGAAAATATTGGAGTCACAGAG acTTCTGATAGTTCTGCTGTTGCTTCAGCTGCTGGTGTGACTCTGAAATTTCCTTTAGCAGCAACACAG caagtaaAAAAGCAAAACAGATCAGCTTGTTATCGTGAGATGAGCCCTGAACCTTTAATG CTGTTGGCAGCAATGCCAAATCATTTGAGTATGTCAGGAAACCCGGACTTTGTTCGCATGGACTCCAAAGTTACTCCTATCACAgatg GCATTATTCCCATAGGAAACCCCACTAGTGGTTTACTAATAAAGAGATCACTTCTTCATAAGTACCACAGTGTCACTGTGCAACCTTTCAAGATAGATGAACTTAACCCAAATGAACGCCAAAGCTATTTGGGTGTCCATCGTCCCACTGATACTAGTAGAATGCTTGAGCTGCTGTGCGGCCTCCATGGTTTAGTGGTAGACCAATTAGCTGCTAACCATTTCCTTGTATCGGCTCTTGTCatgataaaatgtgaccgggacAACCCGCTGAAAGTAAAGGTCATAATTCCCCATGCACGGGCATTGAAAACTGCTACTGATAAACAAGCATCCAATGAAATCCAGGTGTTTACTGTTAGCACAGCTGGGGAAATCCCTGTTCCACTGCCACAACAGGAGTACAGAACTGATTTATACAATTGTGTCATTACGACAGTGATAAACAAGGTGCAGATATTTGCTGTGACTGTTTTGGGTAAATTTCTTACTCTAAATAAAAAGTCCTTGTCCCATACTAAACCTCCTGCAATCAGATGTATATATCGTGTGATACTGAGTGAGCCTGTGGACTCCAGTGGCTGTATAACTGCTAATGTGTTCTGTGCCATTGATCTACCGACAACTagaaag ATACTAACAGAGGAAAGGAAATCACCACCTGATGCTGATGGCTTCTTCATACTGTCACATGATCACATTGAGATGTCATATCGCATCACAAAGGGTCACGGATGGTTGATACCCGAGAAAGAGCATAAG GTCAGTGCATTGCAGATCTTGCCCAGTAGTCAATCTGAGAATTACGAGTATCCTCCATCGTGGAAGTTTAAAGTTTTTCCTGATAAGAGTTTAAAGATAAAGAAAGTGTCCAGCCAAGTGGAATGCCATCTAAACATTACTGCTGGTAGAGTGAAACTAGTTCAGGAACGGTTCAATCATACACATCCCAATCAAT ATCATCAGTTATCAGCATCAAGTTCAATAGATGATCCATCAAGTCTTCATTCAGCTATGACTGACAGCCTCACCCAAGGGACTACGAACAGTGACATAAAGGGTGCCAGACATGGTGATGGTGACGTGCACACCAATGCACACAATGATTCCAGCACTGAAGATGGTCAAACCATCACAGTACAGCTTACAAAGAGTGGTGAGTCAAGAGGAAACTCCCAAGGGACTGTTGTGTGA
- the LOC136254744 gene encoding receptor tyrosine-protein kinase erbB-2-like, producing MRLGQVRCLPDDGCIDRTFLNLPFDPVEPFPFPTQFCDPCHEHCQSCSGPEAHQCSQCVFASREDSQGRSICVGSCEDGEYVSAKRCLLCHEECDGCIGGSQQECIACKNVKNFLSEDDTFKCLPSGRCPSNKYENMVNSTCDQCHPYCAECVGPESTNCTSCNDPPGYTIIPPEGDDLGLFGCCGPDFMAVEEDQLCVTIDHDNTTAVSSASSTTPVSAVVGGVLGGVLLIIIIIVVIMFSTRALYKPSAKYTFKAVAENPIYVKSPFASMKMEELLQPPKVLPNQSHLVVIPATALELEKELGNGAFGTVYKGFWQHEGDTHKYTVAIKVMKEGTSAQSQNELLQEGITMASVSNEYVVRLFCVCLLEQE from the exons ATGAGACTAGGTCAAGTTAGATGTCTTCCTGATGATGGTTGTATTGACAGAACATTTCTGAATCTTCCATTTGATCCTGTTGAACCATTTCCATTCCCAACACAATTTTGTGATCCTTGTCATGAACACTGTCAATCTTGTAGTGGACCTGAGGCCCATCAATGTTCACAATGTGTGTTTGCATCAAGAGAAGACAGTCAAGGTCGCTccatttgtgttggtagttgtGAAGATGGAGAATATGTCAGTGCCAAACGTTGTCTATTATGTCATGAAGAGTGTGATGGATGTATTGGTGGGAGTCAACAAGAATGTATTGCTTGTAAGAATGTTAAGAACTTTTTGAGTGAGGATGACACATTTAAGTGTTTACCTTCAGGAAGATGTCCCAGTAACAAATATGAGAATATGGTTAATTCAACATGTGATCAATGTCATCCTTATTGTGCAGAATGTGTTGGTCCAGAGTCCACCAATTGCACATCATGTAATGATCCTCCAGGATATACCATCATTCCACCAGAGGGTGATGATCTAGGACTGTTTGGTTGTTGTGGTCCTGATTTTATGGCAGTGGAAGAAGATCAATTGTGTGTCACCATTGACCATGACAACACAACAGCAGTTAGTTCAGCATC GAGTACTACTCCAGTTAGTGCAGTAGTAGGAGGTGTACTAGGTGGAGTACTGCTGATCATTATTATCATAGTGGTTATCATGTTTAGTACTCGAGCATTGTACAAGCCTTCAGCCAAGTACACCTTTAAAGCA GTAGCTGAAAATCCAATATATGTCAAGTCTCCATTTGCTAGCATGAAAATGGAAGAG TTGTTACAGCCTCCAAAAGTTCTTCCCAATCAATCCCACCTCGTTGTGATACCAGCGACTGCCCTAGAGTTGGAGAAGGAACTTGGAAATGGAGCATTTGGAACTGTTTATAAG GGATTTTGGCAACATGAGGGAGATACTCACaagtatactgtagctattaaaGTAATGAAGGAAGGAACATCTGCTCAATCCCAAAATGAACTACTCCAG GAAGGAATCACTATGGCCTCTGTTAGTAATGAATATGTTGTGcgattgttttgtgtgtgtcttTTGGAACAAGAATGA
- the LOC136253775 gene encoding receptor tyrosine-protein kinase erbB-2-like: MLVSEYVPFGSLHDHLKKYESQFTARTLLIFAAQIAVGMKYLESIRMVHRDLAARNVLVQGPEHVKITDFGLTRILNVGETTYKSAGGMLPFRWLAPESLGHGLFTHKSDVWAYGVTVWETQISLSLSVDGALDNYDELPNTKLERCKSHYERKSSTITEDKNNYVIITNEVAMDAGDQTINSTTSTCGYDHLVIDNELTNNTEDEGYQYSPNHGEEDDVESDTDKLKTSVLLTSKHDET; this comes from the exons ATGCTTGTGTCTGAGTATGTGCCATTTGGATCACTACATGATCATTTGAAAAAGTACGAGTCACAGTTTACAGCAAGGACACTACTGATATTTGCAGCTCAAATTGCTGTG GGTATGAAATATCTGGAGAGCATAAGGATGGTACATCGTGATTTAGCAGCCAGAAATGTGTTAG TTCAAGGACCAGAACATGTCAAGATTACTGATTTCGGTCTCACACGGATTCTTAATGTTGGAGAAACAACTTATAAATCAGCAGGTGGTATGTTACCATTCAGATGGCTAGCTCCTGAATCTCTTGGACATGGACTGTTCACACACAAATCTGATGTTTGGGCATATG GAGTGACAGTATGGGAGACACAAATATCATTATCTCTGTCT GTTGATGGTGCATTGGACAACTATGATGAACTTCCAAACACGAAACTGGAACGATGTAAAAGTCACTATGAGAGGAAATCAAGTACAATAACTGAGGATAAG AATAACTATGTCATCATAACCAATGAAGTAGCTATGGATGCTGGAGACCAGACCATTAACAGCACAACGAGTACATGTGGCTATGATCATCTAGTGATAGATAATG AACTCACTAATAACACAGAAGATGAAGGATATCAGTATAGCCCTAATCATGGGGAGGAAGATGACGTTGAATCTGACACAGATAAGCTTAAAACAAGTGTCCTATTGACTTCTAAACATGATGAAACATAA
- the LOC136253776 gene encoding prolyl 3-hydroxylase 2-like, which translates to MVVGKCLLLFFVVASSRQAFSTTHKRFDQLHKEGLNAYGGKRWSEAAHLIRRAIYQYNASRDELYSCVRQCRESKMSVDPDKGGNDDLAKLQLQLVHVSHCVKKCRKASWKGVASDVVHTLTSAYPLTTCNSACIRLTDQVPAARTLAVVTRARVAMPLGLFCLQDVVGKLEEACRWFVTYQYFNPEDERVDENLRYYESLGLDKNSFVKLETLPYKDLYVDGMSFYDEQKWSEAVDKFELSLRDFYTKLDECYITCEAVSSSDELVETEYYSLLTELFMSTLKCCTKCVNKLDSFRVNTDEYFKIGRLTEAVSTFAALKRVSPNNSIVIDGEEFFKRQAPESSWTLREADAHVIQQLEDDHALLELFYEVSGKDEHGSDKEEDNAVLLQQDFLNHPVGKASPEPIVTQPTVTQPIVTQPTVTQTDEELLGPNRVVFDNVLTDDQCQVLIDLAKLGTEGDGYSKKSPHTSHEKFIGLTAIGAAQAVSANKSVLNAAELYLNSSEMSRALVEQHFKLNTLYFSFTHLVCRTAIDDGQQEFRNDLSHPAHSDNCILDTATGECNKISPAYTWRDHSAILYLNDDFVGGKFFFSHGTKDLSPQTYVSPKYGRLVGFSAGKENIHGVTAVTSGKRCAVALWFTLDRNYKEQHYDDAVKMILDMKT; encoded by the exons ATGGTAGTTGGCAAATGTTTGCTGCTGTTTTTCGTGGTCGCTAGCAGTAGACAAGCGTTCAGTACTACTCACAAGAGGTTCGACCAGTTACACAAGGAAGGACTTAATGCTTATGGCGGTAAGCGCTGGTCGGAAGCAGCGCACCTGATAAGACGAGCCATATACCAGTACAATGCTAGCCGGGACGAGTTGTATAGCTGTGTACGGCAGTGTAGAGAGTCTAAGATGTCAGTTGACCCAGATAAAGGTGGTAATGACGACTTAGCTAAGCTGCAACTTCAGCTGGTGCACGTGTCCCACTGTGTCAAGAAGTGCCGCAAGGCATCATGGAAAGGCGTGGCTAGTGACGTGGTGCACACGTTGACATCCGCCTACCCCTTGACTACCTGCAATTCAGCTTGTATAAG gCTGACAGATCAAGTTCCAGCTGCTAGGACTTTGGCTGTGGTTACCAGGGCTAGAGTGGCCATGCCACTTGGCCTTTTCTGTCTACAGGATGTG GTTGGTAAATTAGAAGAAGCTTGTAGATGGTTTGTGACTTACCAGTACTTCAACCCGGAGGATGAGAGGGTTGATGAAAATTTACGTTACTATGAGTCACTTGGGCTGGATAAGAATTCCTTTGTTAAACTGGAGACACTGCCTTACAAGGACCTGTATGTGGATGGGATGAGCTTTTATGATGAACAGAAGTGGTCTGAAGCAGTGGATAAATTTGAACTAAGCCTGAGAGACTTTTACACAAAATTAGATGAGTGTTACATCACTTGTGAGGCTGTCAGTAGCTCGGATGAGTTAGTCGAGACAGAATATTATAGCTTGTTGACTGAATTGTTTATGTCAACACTGAAGTGTTGTACAAAGTGTGTAAACAAGTTGGATTCTTTCCGTGTCAACACAGATGAG TATTTCAAAA TTGGGAGGCTAACTGAAGCAGTGTCTACCTTTGCTGCTCTCAAGAGGGTCAGCCCCAATAACTCTATTGTGATTGACGGCGAAGAATTTTTTAAAAGGCAAGCTCCAGAATCCAGCTGGACTCTCAGAGAG GCTGATGCTCATGTGATACAGCAGCTAGAGGATGATCATGCTCTTCTGGAACTATTCTATGAAGTTTCTGGTAAAGATGAACATGGCAGTGACAAGGAGGAGGATAATGCTGTCTTG TTACAACAAGATTTCTTAAATCACCCTGTGGGCAAGGCCAGTCCTGAGCCTATAGTTACACAGCCTACGGTTACACAGCCTATTGTTACACAGCCCACGGTTACACAGACTGATGAAGAATTATTAGGACCGAATCGCGTTGTGTTTGACAATGTTCTCACAGATGATCAGTGTCAGGTGCTGATTGATTTAGCCAAG TTGGGTACTGAAGGTGATGGATATAGCAAAAAAAGTCCTCATACTTCACATGAGAAATTTATTGGTCTGACAGCAATTGGTGCAGCACAG GCAGTGTCTGCCAACAAGTCAGTACTAAACGCTGCTGAGCTGTATCTTAACTCATCTGAGATGTCAAGAGCACTGGTTGAGCAACACTTTAAACTTAACACATTGTATTTCTCCTTCACCCACCTGGTGTGCAGAACAGCCATTGATG ATGGCCAGCAGGAATTCCGAAATGACCTTAGTCATCCGGCTCATTCTGATAATTGCATACTGGACACTGCAACTGGTGAATGTAACAAAATTTCTCCAGCCTACACATGGAGAGACCACAG TGCCATTTTGTATCTAAACGATGATTTTGTTGGAGGAAAGTTTTTCTTTTCCCATGGCACAAAGGATCTCTCACCTCAG ACATACGTCAGTCCAAAGTATGGTCGACTGGTTGGATTTTCAGCCGGCAAGGAGAATATACATGGTGTTACGGCAGTGACCAGTGGCAAGAGATGTGCTGTGGCTCTGTGGTTTACTCTGGATCGAAACTACAAGGAACAACACTATGACGATGCTGTAAAGATGATACTAGACATGAAAACATAG